The following coding sequences are from one Oncorhynchus nerka isolate Pitt River linkage group LG6, Oner_Uvic_2.0, whole genome shotgun sequence window:
- the LOC135572201 gene encoding adhesion G protein-coupled receptor E5-like isoform X1 encodes MYFLGITVCVSLGLMTTGGTQQCLDIDECVKIPDICGKWGTCRNQGCSYLCTCPNGFRNSGNGQTPCVDIDECNTDGVCGNVGICQNLIGSYWCQRPAGFTNFGKNQAKCVDLNCDQYETQPGQTLPGFDSLLSLLRNNCLVLSNSMLPGPTRLLPTGDVLLTLLVNATDVVQLGLQSNGHLSSSEVTKLLRTIEISIRLIAPLLTENVTRIETNHTEVEIMVRRDKTPPEGPVSLTNENTQLDTTWETVVGDDQNYPGFAFVFLLSHKNLDSLKDSTSHQSQQLMSSAATVSVSNSNTTYLPQQVNLTFNHLQSSDVDPTCVYWSDENGPGVWSGRGCTLVTSNSNQTVCSCNHLSTFAVLNEMQQRAAVVGDVGGCFCGTDLCGPVPDHHPVVSLCQPQTPWRTPAATGCTAT; translated from the exons ATGTATTTTTTAGGCattactgtgtgtgtttctctgggtTTAATGACTACTGGTGGCACTCAACAATGCTTGG ACATAGACGAGTGTGTTAAGATCCCAGATATTTGTGGGAAATGGGGAACCTGTCGTAATCAGGGTTGTAGCTACCTGTGCACGTGTCCCAATGGATTTAGGAACTCTGGCAACGGACAAACTCCGTGTGTAG acATTGACGAGTGTAATACAGACGGAGTATGTGGAAATGTGGGCATCTGTCAAAACCTGATTGGCAGTTATTGGTGCCAGCGTCCTGCTGGATTTACTAACTTTGGCAAAAACCAAGCTAAGTGTGTAG ATCTTAATTGTGACCAGTACGAAACACAGCCTGGACAG actcTACCAGGCTTTGATAGTTTATTGTCTCTGTTGAGAAACAACTGTTTGGTGTTGAGCAACTCTATGTTGCCTGGACCGACAAGACTGCTGCCAACTGGAGATGTGCTTTTGACA TTACTGGTTAATGCCACTGATGTTGTTCAACTGGGCCTCCAGTCCAATGGTCACCTTAGTAGCAGTGAAGTGACTAAGTTACTGAGGACGATTGAAATCTCTATCAGACTGATCGCTCCACTGCTGACAGAGAACGTGACCAGGATAGAGACCAACCACACag AGGTTGAGATTATGGTGAGAAGAGACAAGACTCCACCTGAAGGACCAGTCAGCCTGACCAATGAGAACACTCAACTTGACACCACCTGGGAGACGGTGGTTGGAGATGACCAGAATTACCCAG GGTTTGCATTTGTTTTTCTGCTCAGCCATAAGAATCTGGATAGTCTGAAGGACAGTACTTCTCATCAGAGCCAGCAGCTCATGTCCAGTGCTGCGACAGTTTCCGTTAGCAACTCCAACACAACATACCTGCCCCAACAGGTTAATCTCACCTTCAATCACCTGCAG TCCAGTGATGTTGACCCCACCTGTGTTTATTGGTCGGATGAGAATGGACCGGGGGTGTGGTCTGGGCGGGGTTGTACCTTAGTGACGTCAAACTCCAACCAGACTGTGTGCTCCTGCAACCATCTCAGCACATTCGCTGTGCTGAACGAAATGCAACAG CGGGCAGCTGTCGTTGGTGATGTGGGTGGGTGTTTTTGTGGCACTGACCTGTGTGGTCCTGTCCCTGATCACCACCCTGTGGTGTCGCTTTGTCAGCCGCAAACGCCGTGGAGGACGCCGGCTGCAACAGGATGTACAGCTACATAG
- the LOC135572201 gene encoding adhesion G protein-coupled receptor E5-like isoform X2 has product MYFLGITVCVSLGLMTTGGTQQCLDIDECVKIPDICGKWGTCRNQGCSYLCTCPNGFRNSGNGQTPCVDIDECNTDGVCGNVGICQNLIGSYWCQRPAGFTNFGKNQAKCVDLNCDQYETQPGQTLPGFDSLLSLLRNNCLVLSNSMLPGPTRLLPTGDVLLTLLVNATDVVQLGLQSNGHLSSSEVTKLLRTIEISIRLIAPLLTENVTRIETNHTEVEIMVRRDKTPPEGPVSLTNENTQLDTTWETVVGDDQNYPGFAFVFLLSHKNLDSLKDSTSHQSQQLMSSAATVSVSNSNTTYLPQQVNLTFNHLQSSDVDPTCVYWSDENGPGVWSGRGCTLVTSNSNQTVCSCNHLSTFAVLNEMQQEAGSCRW; this is encoded by the exons ATGTATTTTTTAGGCattactgtgtgtgtttctctgggtTTAATGACTACTGGTGGCACTCAACAATGCTTGG ACATAGACGAGTGTGTTAAGATCCCAGATATTTGTGGGAAATGGGGAACCTGTCGTAATCAGGGTTGTAGCTACCTGTGCACGTGTCCCAATGGATTTAGGAACTCTGGCAACGGACAAACTCCGTGTGTAG acATTGACGAGTGTAATACAGACGGAGTATGTGGAAATGTGGGCATCTGTCAAAACCTGATTGGCAGTTATTGGTGCCAGCGTCCTGCTGGATTTACTAACTTTGGCAAAAACCAAGCTAAGTGTGTAG ATCTTAATTGTGACCAGTACGAAACACAGCCTGGACAG actcTACCAGGCTTTGATAGTTTATTGTCTCTGTTGAGAAACAACTGTTTGGTGTTGAGCAACTCTATGTTGCCTGGACCGACAAGACTGCTGCCAACTGGAGATGTGCTTTTGACA TTACTGGTTAATGCCACTGATGTTGTTCAACTGGGCCTCCAGTCCAATGGTCACCTTAGTAGCAGTGAAGTGACTAAGTTACTGAGGACGATTGAAATCTCTATCAGACTGATCGCTCCACTGCTGACAGAGAACGTGACCAGGATAGAGACCAACCACACag AGGTTGAGATTATGGTGAGAAGAGACAAGACTCCACCTGAAGGACCAGTCAGCCTGACCAATGAGAACACTCAACTTGACACCACCTGGGAGACGGTGGTTGGAGATGACCAGAATTACCCAG GGTTTGCATTTGTTTTTCTGCTCAGCCATAAGAATCTGGATAGTCTGAAGGACAGTACTTCTCATCAGAGCCAGCAGCTCATGTCCAGTGCTGCGACAGTTTCCGTTAGCAACTCCAACACAACATACCTGCCCCAACAGGTTAATCTCACCTTCAATCACCTGCAG TCCAGTGATGTTGACCCCACCTGTGTTTATTGGTCGGATGAGAATGGACCGGGGGTGTGGTCTGGGCGGGGTTGTACCTTAGTGACGTCAAACTCCAACCAGACTGTGTGCTCCTGCAACCATCTCAGCACATTCGCTGTGCTGAACGAAATGCAACAG GAAGCGGGCAGCTGTCGTTGGTGA